One window of the Chryseobacterium sp. CY350 genome contains the following:
- a CDS encoding SDR family oxidoreductase, translating into MEIKNSKVIITGGTTGIGYETAKLLRSLGAEVVICGRTEEKVNTVAKELDVFGIKADVSIEKDVDNLFSFAFEKLGGLDILINNAGLGFMSSLTETSTEDFMRIWETNTKSTFLCGKLAAQYFIKQNSGNIINISSMGAVKGFMNGSAYVSSKAAISGLTMCWQMELRKHNIRVMQVNPSEVITEFAEKIGYESVDTERKLKGLEIAQVIVSMLSISNIAFLPEVNVWATNP; encoded by the coding sequence ATGGAAATTAAAAATTCGAAAGTTATCATTACAGGCGGAACAACGGGAATTGGCTATGAAACCGCAAAATTATTACGGTCATTGGGAGCCGAAGTTGTTATTTGCGGACGAACCGAAGAAAAAGTGAATACCGTTGCAAAAGAGCTGGACGTTTTTGGAATAAAAGCAGATGTAAGCATCGAAAAAGATGTCGACAATTTATTTAGTTTTGCATTTGAAAAACTTGGTGGACTTGATATTTTGATCAACAATGCCGGTCTCGGCTTCATGAGTTCGCTCACCGAAACTTCAACTGAAGATTTTATGCGTATCTGGGAAACGAACACAAAAAGTACATTTCTCTGTGGAAAACTCGCTGCTCAATATTTTATCAAACAAAATTCAGGAAACATCATTAATATTTCGTCGATGGGTGCAGTGAAAGGTTTTATGAACGGTTCTGCTTATGTTTCCAGTAAAGCTGCGATTTCCGGACTCACAATGTGCTGGCAGATGGAACTTAGGAAGCATAATATTCGCGTAATGCAGGTAAACCCAAGTGAAGTGATAACAGAGTTTGCCGAAAAAATTGGCTACGAATCTGTGGATACTGAAAGAAAACTTAAAGGTTTGGAGATTGCGCAGGTTATCGTATCAATGCTTTCCATCAGCAATATTGCTTTTCTTCCGGAAGTGAATGTTTGGGCGACGAACCCTTAA
- a CDS encoding DUF7674 family protein — protein sequence MNHTEAVTEIIKIIPETQEDFKESYKTKSPFMVISVFAKEIKRLIKENDQKILIKSILKMNMLYSEGDLSLKNAIENIFVYSLDSFTFCCEPTYKKLIFSKMSPHLQENYFQQVYKSGI from the coding sequence ATGAATCATACAGAAGCTGTAACAGAGATTATCAAGATAATACCGGAAACACAGGAAGATTTTAAAGAATCTTACAAGACAAAATCACCATTCATGGTTATCAGTGTCTTTGCTAAAGAGATCAAGAGGTTGATAAAAGAAAACGATCAGAAAATTTTGATCAAATCTATTCTGAAAATGAATATGCTGTACAGCGAAGGTGATTTGTCTCTGAAGAATGCAATTGAAAACATATTCGTCTATTCTCTGGACAGTTTTACATTTTGCTGTGAACCAACTTACAAAAAACTGATCTTCAGTAAAATGTCTCCCCATTTACAGGAGAATTATTTTCAACAGGTGTACAAATCTGGAATTTAA
- the kdpA gene encoding potassium-transporting ATPase subunit KdpA, which yields MNTEILGVVAMFVITLLLAIPFGKYISKVFTGEKTFLDPVLKPVEKFFYKISGIDPDHEMNWKQHLTALLTINFLWFFISMLVLMNMSWLPLNPDGNPDMSPDLAFNTSISFLVNCNLQHYSGETGLSYLGQMWLMFLQFVSAATGIAAAIVVFKAFREKTTEKLGNFYDYLLKSITRILLPLSFLMGLILVFQGMPMTFEGKDKMITLEGKNVEVSTGPVAAFVPIKHIGTNGGGFFGVNSAHPLENPSYFTNMVEMVSQLIIPMAMVFAFGYFIRRKKFGYMIFGVMTIGFLLLAVPTVIMEINGNPAISQMGIDQSLGAMEGKEIRFGSAASGFWSIVTTVISTGSVNSMHDSSMPLSGMTQMLAMMVNAFFGGDGVGILNIFIYIILAVFISGLMVGRTPEFMGKKIEAREMKIAMIIALLHPFLILVGTAIATYFPEVGTSTLNNTGFHGFSEVLYEYTSSAANNGSGFEGLGDNNLFWNISTGIVLLLGRFLPIIGPLAIAGLLAQKKYIPEGEGTLKTDTSTFGLMTFAVIAIIAALSFFPALALGPIAEYFSLR from the coding sequence ATGAACACTGAAATTTTAGGCGTTGTAGCTATGTTTGTCATAACATTGCTGTTGGCGATTCCTTTTGGAAAGTATATTTCAAAAGTCTTCACAGGAGAAAAAACATTTCTGGATCCTGTTCTCAAACCCGTAGAAAAATTTTTCTACAAAATATCAGGAATCGATCCTGATCATGAAATGAACTGGAAACAGCATCTGACTGCACTTTTGACCATCAATTTTTTATGGTTTTTCATCAGTATGCTGGTTTTGATGAATATGAGCTGGCTGCCGCTTAATCCAGACGGAAATCCGGATATGTCGCCGGATCTGGCATTTAATACCTCAATTTCTTTCCTTGTCAATTGTAATTTGCAACATTACTCAGGTGAAACAGGATTAAGCTATCTCGGACAGATGTGGCTGATGTTTTTACAGTTCGTTTCTGCCGCGACAGGGATTGCAGCTGCAATCGTTGTATTCAAAGCTTTCCGCGAAAAAACAACCGAAAAACTAGGCAATTTTTATGATTATTTGCTAAAATCGATCACAAGAATTTTGCTGCCTCTTTCATTCTTAATGGGTTTGATATTGGTTTTTCAAGGGATGCCGATGACGTTTGAAGGAAAAGATAAAATGATTACACTTGAAGGTAAAAATGTGGAAGTTTCTACAGGTCCGGTTGCTGCATTTGTGCCTATAAAACATATAGGGACGAATGGCGGTGGATTTTTTGGAGTCAATTCAGCTCATCCGTTAGAAAATCCCAGCTATTTTACCAACATGGTAGAAATGGTTTCTCAGTTAATTATCCCAATGGCAATGGTTTTTGCTTTTGGTTATTTCATCCGCAGAAAGAAATTTGGATATATGATTTTTGGAGTCATGACCATAGGATTTCTTTTGCTCGCAGTACCAACTGTTATTATGGAAATAAACGGAAATCCTGCCATCAGCCAAATGGGAATTGATCAGTCACTGGGAGCGATGGAAGGTAAAGAAATCCGTTTTGGTTCTGCCGCTTCAGGTTTTTGGAGTATTGTAACTACGGTTATTTCTACGGGTTCAGTCAACTCGATGCACGACAGTTCGATGCCGCTTTCCGGGATGACACAGATGCTTGCCATGATGGTCAACGCATTCTTTGGAGGCGACGGCGTAGGTATCTTAAATATTTTTATCTATATCATTTTGGCAGTTTTCATCAGCGGATTGATGGTAGGTCGTACTCCCGAATTTATGGGCAAAAAAATTGAAGCCAGAGAAATGAAAATTGCAATGATCATTGCATTGCTTCATCCTTTTTTGATTCTCGTCGGAACTGCCATAGCCACTTATTTTCCTGAAGTCGGAACTTCGACACTCAATAATACTGGATTCCATGGTTTCAGCGAAGTGCTTTATGAATATACTTCTTCAGCAGCCAACAACGGAAGCGGTTTTGAAGGTTTAGGTGATAATAATCTTTTCTGGAATATTTCCACAGGAATTGTATTGCTTCTTGGTCGTTTCTTGCCAATTATCGGTCCTTTAGCGATTGCGGGATTACTGGCTCAGAAAAAATACATTCCGGAAGGAGAAGGAACACTGAAAACAGATACTTCAACATTCGGACTGATGACTTTTGCCGTGATTGCGATTATTGCAGCATTATCATTCTTCCCGGCATTGGCATTGGGGCCGATCGCAGAATATTTTTCACTAAGATAA
- a CDS encoding HAMP domain-containing sensor histidine kinase — protein sequence MKIKTKLNAGVGLLFLMIIILSALGGWFIYQLKKDTQNILVANYNTLQYSRNMLLSLEEIERDPFSVKEFQKNLNLQSQNITESGEREATRNIISHFSDLNKNRHDANLKSVIRKDIAELMQLNMNAIQIKSGIANTTAENAIAVISVAGTLCFLIAFTLMINLPSNIANPIRELTFSIHQIAQQNYRERVRFEGNSEFGELAKSFNTMAEKLQEYSESRLDKILKGKKRIETLIDNMHDAVIGIDENRKVLFVNDQALKITGLKKDHFIGKLIQDVAVGNDLVRDLIREIIDPLISKKADSELLKIFVEGKENYFEKEILDINVLPTGEDDKRFIGQVIMLRNVTPFKELDLAKTHFLGTVSHEFKTPISSIQMGVQLLENERIGNLNDEQQKLVLGIKDDTIRLLKITGELLNLTQLETGVVELNIKPAEIKTMVESVIAANQSAADFKNISIKSEIDPNLKFINADFEKTSWVLSNILSNAIRYSYENSNIEICVKNDQNQIQFSVKDQGYGIEEQYLDKVFTRYFRIPGTKADGTGLGLSISKEFIEAQGGKISVKSEIGVGSIFYFSLKA from the coding sequence ATGAAGATAAAAACAAAGCTTAATGCAGGAGTCGGTCTTCTGTTTTTGATGATTATTATACTTTCTGCACTTGGCGGATGGTTTATCTACCAGCTGAAAAAAGACACGCAGAATATTCTGGTTGCCAATTACAATACGTTGCAGTATTCCAGAAATATGCTTTTGTCTCTGGAAGAGATAGAAAGAGACCCTTTTTCGGTAAAAGAATTTCAGAAAAACCTTAATCTTCAAAGCCAGAATATTACTGAAAGCGGAGAAAGAGAAGCGACCCGAAATATCATTAGCCATTTTTCAGATTTAAATAAAAATAGACACGATGCAAATTTAAAATCGGTCATCAGAAAAGATATTGCCGAATTGATGCAGTTGAATATGAATGCGATTCAGATTAAAAGCGGAATTGCCAACACAACAGCAGAAAATGCAATTGCGGTAATTTCTGTCGCGGGGACGCTCTGTTTTCTGATTGCTTTTACTCTCATGATCAATCTTCCTTCAAATATTGCCAATCCTATACGCGAGCTCACATTCAGCATTCATCAGATTGCACAGCAGAACTATAGAGAAAGAGTTAGGTTTGAGGGAAACAGCGAATTTGGCGAACTTGCAAAATCGTTTAATACCATGGCTGAAAAGCTTCAGGAATATTCTGAAAGCAGACTTGATAAAATTTTGAAGGGGAAAAAGCGTATAGAAACGCTGATAGACAATATGCACGATGCCGTCATCGGAATAGACGAAAACAGGAAAGTTCTTTTTGTAAACGACCAGGCTTTAAAAATAACAGGACTAAAAAAAGATCATTTTATAGGAAAACTGATTCAGGATGTTGCGGTAGGAAATGATTTGGTGAGAGATTTAATAAGAGAAATTATAGATCCTCTAATAAGCAAAAAAGCAGATTCTGAGCTTTTGAAGATTTTTGTAGAAGGCAAAGAAAATTATTTTGAAAAGGAAATTTTAGACATCAACGTTTTACCAACCGGAGAAGATGACAAACGTTTTATCGGGCAGGTAATTATGCTGAGAAACGTGACTCCGTTCAAAGAACTTGATCTCGCAAAAACTCATTTCTTGGGAACCGTTTCACATGAATTTAAAACTCCGATATCTTCTATTCAAATGGGTGTGCAGTTGCTGGAGAACGAAAGAATAGGAAACCTTAATGACGAACAGCAAAAATTGGTGCTCGGAATTAAAGATGATACAATCAGACTTTTAAAAATTACTGGCGAACTCCTGAATCTTACCCAACTGGAGACTGGAGTGGTAGAGTTGAATATAAAACCTGCAGAAATCAAAACGATGGTTGAGAGCGTAATTGCAGCCAACCAATCTGCTGCAGATTTTAAAAATATTAGTATAAAGTCTGAAATTGACCCTAATCTAAAATTTATTAATGCTGATTTCGAGAAAACATCTTGGGTTTTGAGCAATATTCTGTCTAATGCAATTAGATATTCTTATGAAAATTCGAATATCGAAATTTGTGTAAAAAATGATCAGAACCAAATTCAATTTTCTGTGAAAGATCAGGGCTATGGGATAGAAGAGCAATATCTTGATAAAGTCTTTACGCGATATTTCAGAATTCCCGGCACCAAAGCAGACGGTACTGGTTTGGGTTTGAGTATCAGCAAAGAATTTATTGAAGCTCAGGGCGGAAAAATTTCTGTTAAAAGCGAAATAGGTGTCGGAAGTATTTTTTATTTCAGTCTAAAAGCTTAG
- a CDS encoding K(+)-transporting ATPase subunit C: protein MKKHILPAIKLTALCIVFLTIVYPISIWAIAQLSPNQGKGDLIKHNNKTYYSNIGQSFTSEKYFNSRPSSVDYNAAGSGGSNKGPSNEEYLKQVQARIDTILMKNPGIVKSDIPADLVTASGSGLDPNFSVQAAKIQVKRIAKIRNIDVEKINNLIIQNTEKPLIGLFGPEKINVLKLNIALDQLSGK from the coding sequence ATGAAAAAACATATTTTACCAGCAATTAAACTGACCGCTTTGTGCATTGTTTTTCTTACCATTGTTTATCCGATATCCATCTGGGCGATTGCTCAGCTTTCGCCTAATCAGGGAAAGGGAGATTTAATAAAACATAATAATAAAACTTACTATTCGAATATCGGACAGTCATTCACAAGCGAGAAATATTTTAATTCCCGTCCTTCGTCAGTTGATTACAATGCAGCAGGTTCGGGAGGAAGCAACAAAGGTCCATCGAATGAAGAGTATTTAAAACAAGTTCAGGCTCGTATCGATACGATTTTGATGAAAAATCCTGGAATTGTAAAGTCAGATATTCCGGCAGATTTAGTGACAGCCAGCGGAAGCGGATTGGATCCTAACTTTTCTGTGCAGGCAGCCAAAATTCAGGTTAAGAGAATTGCAAAGATCAGAAATATTGATGTAGAAAAAATTAACAATCTCATCATTCAGAATACTGAAAAGCCCTTGATCGGTCTATTTGGTCCTGAAAAAATAAATGTTCTCAAACTGAATATCGCACTCGACCAATTAAGCGGGAAGTAA
- the kdpB gene encoding potassium-transporting ATPase subunit KdpB, with protein MTQNKSLFQKELVQEALKQSFVKLNPKLMFKNPVMFLVWLGTLVMFFVSVWTLTGEKSQGSFAYNFTVFIILLLTVLFGNFAEAIAEARGKAQADSLRKTREETPAKLQNGETISSSKLQKGDIFVCEAGDIIPSDGEIIEGLATIDESAITGESAPVIRESGGDKSSVTGGTKVLSDKIVVQVTTQPGESFLDKMIALVEGASRQKTPNEIALTILLAGFTLVFIIVCVTLKPFADYSNVTITIASFISLFVCLIPTTIGGLLSAIGIAGMDRALRANVITKSGRAVETAGDIDVLLLDKTGTITIGNRKATSFYPANQVDETQLIKAAVLSSMADETPEGKSIIELAGINPLSYEISNPQCIKFTAETRSSGIDYDGNRIRKGATDAIRKISEAAGNAFPQETDLKVKEISQNGGTPLVVSENEKVLGVIELQDIIKPGISERFDRLRKMGIKTVMVTGDNPLTAKFIAEKAGVDDFIAEAKPEDKMNYIKKEQQEGRLVAMMGDGTNDAPALAQADVGVAMNSGTQAAKEAGNMVDLDNDPTKLIEVVEIGKQLLMTRGTLTTFSIANDVAKYFAIIPALFITAIPALQGLNIMNLHSPESAILSAVIFNAIIIPILIPLALKGVAYKPIGASALLRRNLLIFGLGGVVIPFIGIKIIDIIVSLFF; from the coding sequence ATGACTCAAAATAAATCTTTGTTTCAAAAAGAATTGGTTCAGGAAGCATTGAAACAGTCTTTTGTGAAACTGAATCCTAAACTGATGTTTAAAAATCCCGTCATGTTTCTTGTATGGCTTGGTACATTGGTGATGTTTTTTGTAAGCGTCTGGACTTTGACAGGAGAAAAATCGCAGGGAAGTTTTGCTTACAATTTCACGGTATTCATCATTCTTTTACTCACCGTTTTATTCGGGAATTTTGCTGAAGCAATCGCCGAAGCAAGAGGGAAAGCTCAGGCAGACAGTCTACGTAAAACAAGAGAAGAAACGCCTGCAAAACTCCAGAATGGTGAAACAATTTCTTCATCTAAATTACAGAAAGGTGACATTTTTGTTTGTGAAGCCGGAGATATTATCCCCTCAGACGGAGAAATCATCGAAGGTCTTGCTACCATAGATGAAAGTGCGATTACAGGTGAATCTGCTCCAGTAATTCGTGAATCTGGAGGCGATAAAAGTTCTGTAACAGGAGGAACAAAAGTTTTGTCAGATAAAATTGTTGTACAAGTGACAACGCAACCCGGCGAAAGCTTTTTAGATAAAATGATTGCTTTGGTAGAAGGTGCTTCAAGACAGAAAACACCAAACGAAATTGCATTAACGATTTTACTCGCAGGTTTTACGTTGGTTTTTATCATCGTTTGTGTGACTTTAAAACCATTTGCGGATTATTCTAATGTCACGATTACCATTGCATCCTTTATTTCACTATTTGTATGTCTGATTCCCACAACCATTGGCGGATTATTATCAGCGATTGGTATTGCCGGGATGGACAGAGCTTTGCGAGCCAACGTCATCACAAAAAGCGGTAGAGCAGTAGAAACTGCCGGAGATATTGACGTTCTACTTTTAGATAAAACAGGGACAATCACCATTGGAAACCGTAAGGCTACAAGTTTTTATCCTGCTAACCAGGTTGATGAAACACAGTTAATCAAAGCGGCTGTTTTGAGTTCAATGGCAGATGAAACTCCTGAAGGAAAATCAATTATTGAGCTGGCGGGAATCAATCCGTTGAGTTATGAAATAAGTAATCCTCAGTGTATCAAATTCACAGCAGAAACCAGAAGTTCAGGAATTGATTACGATGGAAACCGCATCCGAAAAGGAGCAACCGACGCCATCAGAAAAATATCTGAAGCGGCAGGAAATGCTTTTCCCCAGGAAACAGATTTAAAAGTAAAAGAAATTTCTCAGAACGGAGGAACGCCATTGGTGGTTTCAGAAAATGAAAAAGTTTTGGGAGTGATTGAACTTCAGGATATCATCAAACCAGGAATCAGCGAACGTTTCGATCGTCTCCGAAAAATGGGTATTAAAACCGTCATGGTGACCGGTGATAATCCACTGACTGCAAAATTTATTGCTGAAAAAGCAGGTGTTGACGATTTTATTGCCGAAGCAAAACCGGAAGATAAAATGAACTACATAAAAAAAGAACAACAGGAAGGTCGTCTGGTTGCCATGATGGGAGATGGTACCAATGACGCTCCTGCATTGGCTCAGGCAGATGTAGGTGTTGCCATGAACAGTGGAACTCAGGCTGCAAAAGAAGCCGGAAATATGGTCGACCTCGACAATGATCCTACGAAATTAATTGAAGTTGTAGAGATCGGCAAACAGTTGCTGATGACAAGAGGTACGCTGACGACATTCAGTATTGCCAATGACGTTGCGAAATATTTTGCCATTATTCCGGCATTGTTTATCACCGCAATTCCTGCTTTGCAAGGTTTAAATATTATGAATCTTCACAGTCCGGAAAGTGCAATTTTATCGGCAGTCATCTTCAATGCAATTATCATTCCTATCTTGATTCCGTTGGCATTGAAAGGGGTGGCTTATAAACCAATCGGCGCATCTGCGTTGCTGAGAAGGAATTTGTTGATCTTCGGATTGGGCGGAGTCGTTATTCCTTTTATCGGAATTAAAATCATAGATATTATCGTTTCATTATTTTTCTAA
- a CDS encoding porin — protein sequence MKKIIFGLLALLNFSAKAQSDSLKKPLTISGYAEVYFQADFNNSKNNSRPSFIYSHNRNNEINVNLAFIKTGYNTDQIRANLAIAAGTYMNANYSAEQGVMKNIYEANIGLKISKKHNIWIDAGIFPSHIGSESAIGKDNWALTRSLAADNSPYFETGAKISYTSETGKWFVSGLVLNGWQRIQRVDGNSTPAFGHQITFKPNEKLTINSSSFVGNDKPDSIRQMRYFHNLYGIYQIIKKIGITAGFDIGAEQKSKGSEQYNIWYTPVLIAKFSPTEKFSITARGEYYQDENGVIISTGTENGFKTFGYSLNADYQILPNLVWRTEIRNLNSKDAIFMNRTDAFNKNSLTATTALAISF from the coding sequence ATGAAAAAAATAATATTTGGACTTTTAGCATTGTTAAATTTTTCTGCAAAAGCTCAGAGTGATTCACTTAAAAAACCACTTACAATCAGTGGATATGCAGAAGTTTATTTTCAGGCAGATTTTAATAATTCTAAAAACAATAGCCGTCCGTCATTTATATACAGTCATAATCGTAATAATGAGATTAATGTAAATCTTGCATTTATAAAAACAGGGTACAATACAGATCAGATCCGTGCAAATCTTGCAATTGCTGCGGGAACTTACATGAATGCCAATTATTCTGCTGAGCAAGGGGTCATGAAAAATATATATGAGGCAAATATTGGACTGAAGATTTCGAAAAAACATAATATCTGGATAGATGCGGGAATTTTTCCTTCACATATCGGCTCCGAAAGTGCAATCGGAAAAGACAATTGGGCGCTTACAAGAAGTCTTGCAGCCGACAATTCTCCATATTTTGAGACGGGAGCAAAAATTTCTTATACTTCGGAAACAGGAAAATGGTTTGTCAGCGGTTTGGTGCTCAACGGATGGCAAAGAATTCAGAGAGTTGACGGAAATTCTACGCCTGCATTCGGACATCAAATTACATTTAAACCTAACGAGAAACTGACCATCAACAGCAGTTCGTTTGTAGGAAATGATAAACCCGACAGCATAAGACAGATGAGATACTTCCATAATTTGTACGGAATTTATCAAATAATTAAGAAGATAGGAATCACAGCCGGATTTGACATTGGTGCCGAACAAAAGTCGAAAGGAAGCGAACAGTATAATATTTGGTATACGCCTGTTTTAATTGCTAAATTTTCTCCTACAGAAAAATTCAGTATTACTGCGAGAGGAGAGTATTATCAGGATGAGAATGGTGTAATCATTTCAACAGGAACAGAAAATGGTTTTAAAACATTCGGATATTCCTTAAATGCTGATTATCAGATTTTGCCGAATCTTGTATGGCGAACAGAAATTAGAAATTTAAACAGTAAAGATGCTATCTTTATGAACAGAACTGATGCGTTTAATAAAAATAGTTTGACGGCAACGACGGCATTGGCCATTTCATTTTAG
- a CDS encoding sensor protein KdpD, translating to MNESKKSAEEFLHLINSAKRGKLKIYIGMSAGVGKTYRMLQEAHVLLQNGIDVKIGYVETHNRKETHSLLEGLPIIPRRKLFYKGKELEELDVSAIIVLRPEIVIIDELAHTNIEGSKNNKRWQDVMEILDAGINVISAVNIQHIESLNEEVKAVTGIEVAERIPDTILSAADEVVNIDLTADELISRLKEGKIYDQTKIQSALNNFFKNENILQLRELALKEVASQVTRKVETEIVTGKVLKKERFLACISSNEITAKNVIRKTARLANYYNSQWFLLYVQVPKESADRIALNKQRHLINNFRLATELGAEIIKIQSRNVAMTIMEQCEERKITTVCIGKPHIDIWRIILATDTFNSLLKRLSKQNVDLVILS from the coding sequence ATGAACGAATCAAAAAAATCTGCCGAAGAATTTCTGCATCTCATCAACAGCGCAAAACGCGGCAAACTGAAAATTTACATCGGGATGAGTGCGGGCGTAGGGAAAACATACAGAATGTTGCAGGAAGCTCACGTACTTCTTCAAAACGGAATTGATGTAAAGATCGGGTATGTGGAAACGCATAACCGGAAGGAAACTCACAGTTTACTGGAAGGTCTGCCTATTATTCCCAGAAGAAAATTATTTTACAAAGGCAAAGAACTTGAGGAACTTGATGTTTCTGCAATTATCGTTCTCCGTCCTGAGATTGTGATTATTGATGAATTGGCTCACACCAATATCGAAGGAAGTAAGAATAATAAGCGTTGGCAGGATGTGATGGAAATTTTAGATGCCGGCATCAACGTTATCAGTGCTGTAAACATTCAGCATATTGAAAGTCTGAACGAAGAAGTGAAAGCTGTTACCGGAATCGAAGTAGCAGAAAGAATTCCGGATACTATACTTTCTGCGGCAGACGAGGTTGTGAATATTGACCTCACGGCAGATGAATTGATCTCCAGATTAAAAGAAGGTAAAATCTATGATCAAACTAAAATACAGTCTGCCCTCAATAATTTTTTTAAAAACGAAAATATTCTACAGCTCCGTGAGTTGGCTCTAAAAGAAGTTGCATCACAGGTCACAAGGAAAGTAGAAACGGAAATTGTTACCGGAAAAGTTTTAAAGAAAGAAAGATTTCTAGCCTGTATCAGTTCGAATGAAATTACTGCAAAAAATGTAATCCGGAAAACTGCAAGACTGGCAAACTATTACAACAGTCAGTGGTTTTTGCTCTACGTGCAGGTTCCCAAAGAAAGTGCCGACAGAATCGCCCTGAATAAACAGCGGCATTTGATTAATAATTTCAGGCTGGCAACCGAATTAGGCGCAGAAATTATTAAAATTCAAAGTAGAAATGTTGCAATGACTATTATGGAACAGTGTGAAGAAAGAAAAATAACGACCGTATGCATAGGAAAACCTCATATTGATATCTGGAGAATTATTCTTGCGACAGATACTTTTAATTCTCTTCTCAAAAGACTTTCAAAACAAAATGTAGATTTAGTAATTTTGTCGTAA
- a CDS encoding DUF3817 domain-containing protein produces MINLYRKTALIEGVSYLILLFIAMPLKYIFNINEAVKYFGWIHGVLFLVFAAVLLAATIKYRWSFKRVIIYLIGSVLPFVPFYLDKSLKKEYENIR; encoded by the coding sequence ATGATTAATCTTTATCGAAAAACAGCTCTTATTGAAGGGGTTTCTTATTTGATTCTTCTTTTCATTGCGATGCCTTTAAAATATATTTTTAACATCAATGAAGCAGTGAAATATTTTGGGTGGATTCACGGTGTTTTATTTTTAGTTTTTGCAGCAGTTCTTCTTGCGGCAACAATAAAGTATAGATGGAGTTTTAAGCGAGTGATTATTTATTTAATCGGTTCAGTTTTGCCGTTCGTACCTTTTTACCTTGATAAGAGTTTGAAAAAAGAATATGAAAACATCAGGTAG